Within the Magnetospirillum sp. ME-1 genome, the region AATCCGTGAGCATCGTTATCGCCATCGACGGACCGGCCGCCGCCGGCAAGGGGACCCTGGCGCGGCGTCTGGCCGCCGAGCTGGGTTTCGACTATCTCGACACCGGCCTGATCTACCGCGCCGTGGGCATGAAGCTGGCCCGCGCCGGCCAGAATCCGGCCGACGTCGCCCTGGCCGAGCAGGCGGCGCAGTCCCTGTCGCCCGACGACCTCGCCGCCGGCGATCTGCGCATCGACGAGGCGGCCCAGGCGGCGTCCAAGGTGGCCTCCATTCCCGGCGTGCGCGCCGCGCTCCTGGACTTCCAGCGCAAGTTCGCCGCCACGCCCCCGGGGGGCAAGGGCGCGGTGCTGGATGGCCGCGACATCGGCACGGTGGTCTGCCCCGAGGCGGGCGTGAAGCTGTTCGTCACGGCCAGCGTGGAAAAAAGGGCCGAGCGGCGGCTGAAAGAGTTGCAGGAAAAGGGCCTGGGGGCTATATACGGCACCGTCCTGGCCGACATGCGGGAACGTGACGAGCGCGATACCAACCGCGCAGTCGCCCCGCTGGTTCCGGCCCCGGACGCCACCGTGCTGGACACGTCCGATCTCGACGCCGACCAGGCTTTCGCCGCCGCGCTTCGGATCATCGGTTCCAAACGGTAGCATCGAAAGAGCACGTTGACGCCGCCCGGGCACCCCTGGGCGGTGGTTTTGTTTTTTTGAGAAACGCCTTTGTTTTCAAAGACCGCCGGAGACAACCGGCAGGCCGGAAAGACACGATACGAAAGGAACTACCCTTACAATGACCAATACCGCTACTGCGCAGGCCGTCGACGATTTCGCCGCCCTGCTGGACGAGACCCTCGGTGTGGGCGGCTCGTTCGAAGGCTCGGTGATCACCGGCACCATCGTCGAAGTCGACGGTGATTTCGCCGTGATCGACGTGGGCCTCAAGTCCGAGGGCCGCGTCCCTCTGAAGGAATTCGCCACCGCCGGCCGCGCCGCCGACATCAAGGCCGGCGATCAGGTCGACGTGTTCGTCGAGCGCTATGAAGACCGCAACGGCGAGGTCGTGCTGTCGCGCGAGAAGGCCAAGCGCGAAGAGGCCTGGACCCTGCTGGAGAAGTCGTTCGAGGCGCAGCAGCGCGTCACCGGCGTGATCTTCGGCCGCGTCAAGGGCGGTTTCACCGTCGATCTGTCGGGCGCCGTGGCGTTCCTGCCGGGCAGCCAGGTCGACATCCGCCCCGTGCGCGACATCACCCCGCTGCTGGGCACCCCCCAGCCCTTCCAGATCCTCAAGATGGACCGCTCGCGCGGCAACATCGTGGTGTCGCGTCGCGCCGTTCTCGAAGAGACCCGCGCCGAGCAGCGCTCCGAGCTGATCGAGAACCTCAAGGAAGGCCAGATCCTCGAGGGCGTGGTCAAGAACATCACCGATTACGGTGCGTTCGTGGACCTGGGCGGCGTCGACGGCCTGCTGCACGTCACCGACATCGCCTGGAAGCGCATCAACCACCCGTCCGAGGCGCTGCACATCGGCCAGACCGTCAAGGTCCAGGTCATCCGCTTCAACTCGGAAACCCAGCGCATCTCGCTCGGCATCAAGCAGCTTGACGCCGATCCGTGGGAGGGTGTCGAGGCCAAGTACCCGGTCAACGCCAAGTTCTCCGGCCGCGTCACCAACATCACCGACTACGGCGCGTTCGTCGAGCTGGAGCCCGGTGTCGAGGGTCTGGTCCACGTCTCCGAGATGAGCTGGACCAAGAAGAACGTCCACCCCGGCAAGATCGTCTCCACTTCGCAGGAAGTCGAGGTCATGGTGCTGGACGTGGATCCCCAGAAGCGCCGCATCAGCCTGGGTCTCAAGCAGACCATGAACAACCCGTGGGAAGGGTTCATGGACCGCTTCCCCCAGGGCACCATCGTCGAAGGCGAGATCAAGAACATCACCGAGTTCGGCCTGTTCATCGGCCTGCCCGGCGACATCGACGGCATGGTCCACCTGTCGGATCTGGATTGGGCGACTCCCGGCGAGCAGGCCATCCAGAACTTCAAGAAGGGCGATGTGGTCAAGGCCAAGGTTCTTGACGTCGACGTCGAGAAGGAGCGCATCAGCCTCGGCATCAAGCAGCTGGGCGCCGACCCCTATCAGGACGCCGTGGCGTCCATCAAGAAGGGCGACGTGGTCACCTGCACCGTGACCCAGGTCACCGAGAACGGCCTGGAAGTCACCGTCGAGGGCATGACCGGCTTCATCCGCAAGTCCGAGCTGTCGCGCGAGCGCTCCGAGCAGCGCCCCGAGCGCTTCGCGGTCGGCGAGAAGATCGACGCCAAGATCACCGCCTTCGAGAAGGCGGCGCGCAAGATCACCCTGTCGGTGAAGGCGCGCGAGGTCGAGGAAGAGAAGCAGGCCATGGCCGAGTACGGTTCGTCCGACTCGGGCGCCTCGCTGGGCGACATCCTGGGTGCCGCCATGCGCAAGGCTCAGGAGAAGGAGTAATCCTCCTCTCTTAAGGCTGGCCCGCTAAAGGCAAGGCCCGGTACCGCAAGGTGCCGGGCCTTTTCTTATGGTTCATCCGGATGGGCGCGGGGATTTCTTCATCCGTCATGGCCGGGCTTGACCCGGCCATCCACCTGGAGCCGTTTGGCGATGTCCCAGACAAGCCATATGGATGCCCGGAACAAGTCCGGGCATGACGAGAGCCGAGGCGATTAGGCGCCCCCTCGACGCGTTAATCCCGCAGGAATTCCATGGCCTGGTTGAGCTGGCTCATGCGGTGGTGGTTGCCGTGGTTGCTGTCGGGATGGTGGATGGTGGCCAGCATGCGGAACTTGGCCCGCACCGTGCGGCGGTCGGGCGTGGCGCCGGGCGGGAAACCCAGGATGTGGAGCGCGTCGGCGCGGGTCATCACGCCCCCGGGCAGCGGCTCGAAGGACAGCACGTTGATGATGGCCCGCAGCCGCTCCAGTTCCTCGCTGGCGGCGGCCATGGCGGTGGCCTGCTCGCGCACCCCCCGGCGGCGCTCCACCTTGGGATAGGCCTCCTCGGCGGCGGAAGGTGGGGGCGGAGGCGGAGGCGGCGGAGGAGCGGCGGCGGCGGAAGGAGCGGCGGGCTCTTCTCCCGGCCGTTCGACCTTCAGCCGGACATCCCCCTGGGCCATGGCAAGAGCCATGGCAAGGGCGCGGCGAATGGCCTCGACGCTGTAGCCGGGAGCCATGCGCACCTGCAGGCGCGGCTTGCGGCGCCAGGGGCGGCCCTCGGCCGGGCCGGATTTGAGGATCACGGTTTCGCGGTCGTCGGGCTCGGGCTCGCCCGGATCGGGAAAGGCGGCGATGGTCTCGGGCGGCACCACCAGCAGAACCGAACGGGCGATGTCGCCCACATTGACCCGCCGGCGCAGAGCCAGCTTGTCCACCGCGTCGCGAAAGGCGCTGGCGCAGGGGATGGTGTAGGAATGCTTCACCGTATTGGCGGCGGCGGTCGCGGCGTGATCTTTCATGGTCCGGATTCGACAGTCAAATCGGGTGCCCTCACCCACCCGAAATGAATAGGGCCAATTGATCAAACCCGTCAACTACTAAGGTTGGCCGTTGATGGAGATTTCAAGAAAAATCTCTCAATACATTGAATTTCAATGCTTATATGTAAGCGCCCTCGGGAAGCTGAGGCGCGAGATGCAAGCGTCGTCCTTCGGCCAGCAGAGCCCGCAGACCATCGGCCGGCAGCGGCCGGCTGAAGAAATAGCCCTGCATCTGATCGCAGCCCAGGCCGCGCAGGAAATCCAGGTGTTCCTGGTGCTCGACGCCCTCGGCCACCACTTTCAGCCGTAGCGCCTTGGCCATGGCGATGATGGCGTCGACGATGGCGGCGTCGTTGGGATCGGTGGTGACGTCCAGCACGAAGGAACGGTCGATCTTCAGCTTGCTGATGGGAAAACGCTTCAGGACCGACAGCGAGGAATAGCCGGTGCCGAAATCGTCGATGGAGCAGGCGATGCCCATCTCCTTCAACTGGTTGACCACGGTGATGGCGTTGTCGGCGTCGCGCATGGCGGAGCTTTCGGTGAGCTCGACCTCGAGCCAGCGGCTGTCCAGACGGTTGTCCACCAGGGCGCGCTCGCAGGCCGACAGCAGGCGCCGGGCGTACTGGAACTGGCGGCCCGAGACGTTGACCGCCACGGGAATGGCCGGCAGTCCCTGGTCCTGCCATTCCTTGTTCTGGCGGGTGCATTCCCACAGCATGAATTCGCAGATGCCGTCGATCAGCCCCGATTCCTCGGCCACCGGAATGAAATCGGCGGGCGAGACCATGCCTAGATCCGGGCTGTTCCAGCGGACCAGGGCTTCCATGCCCACCACGTTGCCGGCCACCAGATCCACCTGGGGCTGGTAGTGGGCGGCGAGCTCGCCATTCTCGATGGCGCGTCTCAGCCGGGTCTGCAGCGACAGGGTCTTGGCGGCCCGGGCGCTGATTTCCTTGGTGAACACTTGCAGACTGGCCGGCCCCTGGGCCTTGGCCAGTT harbors:
- the cmk gene encoding (d)CMP kinase, with the translated sequence MSIVIAIDGPAAAGKGTLARRLAAELGFDYLDTGLIYRAVGMKLARAGQNPADVALAEQAAQSLSPDDLAAGDLRIDEAAQAASKVASIPGVRAALLDFQRKFAATPPGGKGAVLDGRDIGTVVCPEAGVKLFVTASVEKRAERRLKELQEKGLGAIYGTVLADMRERDERDTNRAVAPLVPAPDATVLDTSDLDADQAFAAALRIIGSKR
- a CDS encoding J domain-containing protein, whose translation is MKDHAATAAANTVKHSYTIPCASAFRDAVDKLALRRRVNVGDIARSVLLVVPPETIAAFPDPGEPEPDDRETVILKSGPAEGRPWRRKPRLQVRMAPGYSVEAIRRALAMALAMAQGDVRLKVERPGEEPAAPSAAAAPPPPPPPPPPSAAEEAYPKVERRRGVREQATAMAAASEELERLRAIINVLSFEPLPGGVMTRADALHILGFPPGATPDRRTVRAKFRMLATIHHPDSNHGNHHRMSQLNQAMEFLRD